A single window of Syntrophus aciditrophicus SB DNA harbors:
- the frr gene encoding ribosome recycling factor encodes MKDMVFDELKQNMEKGLQALEKSFNKVRTGRASISLLDGIKADYYGTPTPLNQVATLSVPESRQILISPWDTSALNAIEKAIQKSDLGLVPNNDGKVIRISIPPLTEARRKELVKVVRKMAEECKVKLRNARRDANEEFKSMKKNNDISEDQMHDYQDQVQKMTDSYIEKSEDILVQKEKEIMEI; translated from the coding sequence ATGAAGGACATGGTCTTTGACGAACTGAAGCAGAATATGGAAAAAGGATTGCAGGCTCTGGAAAAATCCTTTAACAAAGTGCGTACGGGAAGAGCTTCAATATCATTGCTTGACGGAATTAAAGCGGATTATTACGGTACACCGACGCCTCTCAATCAGGTCGCTACCCTTTCTGTTCCGGAAAGTCGGCAGATCCTGATTTCTCCGTGGGATACCAGTGCCCTGAACGCCATAGAAAAGGCGATTCAGAAATCCGACCTGGGACTCGTTCCGAATAATGACGGCAAGGTTATACGGATTTCTATTCCGCCATTGACTGAGGCCCGACGGAAGGAACTGGTCAAAGTCGTTAGGAAGATGGCGGAAGAATGCAAGGTTAAACTCAGAAACGCCCGAAGAGACGCCAACGAAGAATTCAAATCCATGAAAAAAAATAATGATATTTCCGAAGATCAGATGCATGATTATCAGGATCAGGTTCAAAAAATGACAGACAGCTATATTGAAAAGTCAGAGGATATTCTCGTACAGAAAGAAAAAGAAATTATGGAGATATAG
- the rnk gene encoding nucleoside diphosphate kinase regulator, translated as MNKRRIYVTEQDMERLEDLLETSKKSEYARSLEAELVNAVVVPSEEMPPDVVTMNSCVCFEDLTTGNRETITLVYPGQANMASGRVSVLAPVGSALIGLSVGQTIEWPMPNGRKRRLRIVEVLYQPEAAGDFHL; from the coding sequence ATGAACAAACGTCGAATTTATGTCACAGAACAGGATATGGAGAGACTGGAGGATCTCCTGGAAACATCGAAGAAATCAGAGTATGCGCGGAGTCTGGAAGCTGAGCTGGTAAATGCCGTCGTGGTGCCTTCGGAAGAGATGCCTCCAGATGTCGTGACTATGAACTCCTGTGTCTGTTTTGAAGATCTGACGACAGGAAACAGGGAAACCATAACACTGGTTTATCCTGGTCAGGCCAATATGGCTTCCGGGAGGGTTTCCGTGCTTGCGCCCGTCGGTTCGGCTTTGATCGGGTTATCGGTCGGCCAGACAATTGAATGGCCCATGCCGAACGGCCGTAAACGACGTCTGCGCATTGTGGAAGTGCTTTATCAACCTGAAGCGGCAGGGGATTTCCATCTATAG
- the rpsB gene encoding 30S ribosomal protein S2: MAIISMKQLLEAGVHFGHQTNKWNPKMKPYIFGARNNIYIIDLQQTVGLFQNAYNFVIDTVSEGGEIMFIGTKKQSQDSIHDEATRCGMPYVNQRWLGGMLTNFVTIKKRIDRLNYLDQIFEDDSVRAFPKKEIMGLQKEREKLVKVLGGIQKMKSLPAALFIVDPKRETIAVNEAKKLRIPIIAIVDTNCDPENIDYIIPGNDDAIRAIKLFSSKFADAVTEGKRRYEERLQAETDKDAESSTVQQEENPEADIPESIETKESVSAAADSDLDENE, translated from the coding sequence ATGGCAATTATTTCAATGAAGCAATTGCTGGAGGCAGGGGTCCATTTCGGACATCAGACGAACAAATGGAATCCGAAGATGAAACCGTATATCTTCGGGGCAAGAAACAACATCTACATTATCGATCTCCAGCAGACGGTAGGATTGTTTCAGAATGCTTATAATTTTGTTATCGACACCGTTTCCGAAGGTGGGGAAATCATGTTTATCGGGACAAAGAAACAGTCCCAGGATTCCATCCATGATGAAGCCACGCGATGTGGGATGCCCTATGTGAACCAGCGATGGCTGGGCGGGATGCTGACGAATTTTGTCACCATCAAAAAGAGAATCGACCGCTTGAATTATCTGGACCAGATTTTTGAGGACGACAGCGTCCGGGCATTTCCTAAAAAGGAAATCATGGGTCTCCAGAAGGAGAGGGAGAAACTGGTGAAGGTTCTGGGCGGGATTCAGAAGATGAAAAGTCTTCCCGCCGCTCTGTTTATCGTCGATCCGAAAAGGGAAACCATCGCCGTCAACGAAGCAAAGAAGCTTCGAATTCCCATCATAGCCATCGTCGATACAAACTGTGATCCTGAAAATATTGATTATATCATTCCAGGAAATGATGACGCCATCCGGGCGATCAAACTCTTTTCTTCAAAATTCGCCGATGCGGTTACCGAAGGAAAGCGGCGGTATGAAGAACGCCTTCAGGCGGAGACGGACAAGGATGCTGAATCCTCGACTGTACAGCAGGAAGAAAATCCGGAAGCGGATATACCTGAAAGCATTGAGACCAAGGAAAGCGTCTCTGCTGCAGCGGATTCCGATCTGGACGAAAACGAGTAG
- the argJ gene encoding bifunctional glutamate N-acetyltransferase/amino-acid acetyltransferase ArgJ has protein sequence MNSHEYYVPGYLANGISAGIKEAGRKDLALIFSEVPAKAAGVFTTNCFKAAPVLVDMERISSGTAQAILTNSGNANAATGDEGYRDALTMSRVASRQLHIADELVMVGSTGVIGHPLPVDKIENAVEPLAAGMHSGGIPAAEEAMMTTDRFPKMSCRKILIGSREVTLCGIAKGAGMIQPNMATMLAYLMTDADIEISALNAVFKEGVAQSFNAISVDGCMSTNDTALILANGMAGNRTIRRRSRELTPFREMLFAVLNELCRDMVRDGEGATKLIELVVEGARTDSEARRVAYAVANSNLVKTAFYGGDPNWGRIISAAGSLGIPLPVKAVKLFFDDVCLFSAGQGTTPPADRVAAIMAQDDIQVRLDLAMGNKRFRIYTSDLSFEYVKINAHYHT, from the coding sequence ATGAATTCTCATGAATATTATGTCCCCGGTTATCTGGCCAACGGGATTTCCGCAGGGATCAAGGAGGCGGGCAGGAAAGACCTTGCCCTGATTTTTTCCGAAGTTCCGGCGAAAGCTGCCGGTGTATTCACAACGAACTGTTTTAAAGCAGCCCCGGTATTGGTGGATATGGAAAGAATATCTTCAGGGACTGCCCAGGCCATTCTGACCAACAGCGGCAACGCCAACGCCGCGACGGGCGATGAGGGATACCGGGATGCCTTGACCATGTCCCGCGTCGCCTCCAGACAGCTTCACATTGCTGATGAACTGGTTATGGTGGGCTCCACCGGAGTGATTGGCCACCCCCTGCCCGTAGATAAAATAGAAAACGCTGTCGAACCACTGGCTGCCGGGATGCACTCCGGAGGAATACCCGCTGCCGAAGAGGCCATGATGACGACCGACCGGTTTCCGAAAATGTCATGCCGGAAAATCCTTATCGGTTCCAGAGAAGTCACACTCTGCGGCATTGCCAAGGGGGCGGGCATGATACAACCCAATATGGCCACTATGCTGGCCTATCTGATGACGGATGCCGATATCGAGATCTCCGCTCTGAATGCGGTCTTTAAGGAAGGGGTTGCGCAGAGCTTCAATGCCATTTCTGTTGACGGCTGCATGAGCACGAACGACACGGCGCTCATTCTTGCCAACGGCATGGCCGGCAATCGGACGATCCGCAGGCGATCCCGGGAACTTACACCCTTTCGGGAGATGCTGTTTGCTGTTCTGAACGAACTCTGCCGAGATATGGTCCGTGACGGCGAGGGGGCGACAAAACTCATCGAGCTGGTCGTGGAAGGGGCAAGGACGGATTCGGAGGCCCGTCGGGTAGCCTATGCCGTGGCCAACTCCAATCTGGTCAAAACAGCCTTTTACGGGGGAGATCCTAACTGGGGACGTATCATCTCGGCAGCCGGCTCGCTTGGCATTCCACTGCCTGTAAAAGCAGTGAAACTCTTTTTTGATGACGTATGCCTTTTCTCAGCAGGTCAGGGGACAACGCCACCAGCAGACCGGGTAGCGGCCATCATGGCCCAGGATGACATTCAGGTCCGTCTCGATCTTGCCATGGGGAATAAAAGATTCAGGATTTACACGTCCGATCTTTCCTTCGAATATGTGAAAATCAACGCCCATTATCACACCTGA
- a CDS encoding 1-deoxy-D-xylulose-5-phosphate reductoisomerase, producing MKKISLLGSTGSIGCSALEVIRRNPTKFQIVSLAAGRNIDLLKKQIEEFHPVMVSVLEQECAAALKKKLSPSSGIEILYGCEGCCRVASVEDADMVISAIVGAAGLLPTLAAIDAGKDIALANKETLVMAGKLVTEKAKYRGVTIFPVDSEHSAIFQCLAGQNSKTVRRVLLTASGGPFYRFSSKQLESVKPGDALKHPNWVMGNKITIDSATMMNKGLEIIEAHWLFNMDIERIHVYIHPQSIVHSMVEYIDGSVIAQLGIPDMKIPIAYALSFPERLDCPELSLDLFRVGKLEFFPPDVNRFPCLSLACEAVRQGGTMPVVLNASNEVAVEAFLAKRLPFTRISELVDRAMSSHQCMTSPEIEDILEADGWARKETEKLLKSMGH from the coding sequence ATGAAAAAGATATCTCTTCTTGGTTCCACAGGTTCCATCGGTTGCAGCGCTCTCGAAGTGATTCGCAGAAATCCGACAAAGTTTCAGATCGTTTCATTGGCTGCCGGGCGTAATATTGACCTGCTCAAGAAACAGATTGAAGAATTTCATCCGGTTATGGTTTCCGTTCTCGAACAGGAATGTGCGGCCGCACTGAAAAAGAAACTGAGTCCTTCATCGGGTATCGAGATCCTTTACGGTTGTGAAGGCTGTTGCAGAGTTGCCTCTGTTGAAGATGCCGACATGGTGATTTCGGCCATAGTTGGAGCGGCAGGGCTTCTACCGACACTGGCGGCGATTGACGCAGGCAAGGACATTGCGCTGGCCAACAAGGAAACCCTGGTCATGGCGGGAAAGCTCGTAACTGAAAAGGCAAAATACAGGGGAGTGACGATTTTTCCTGTGGACAGTGAACACAGTGCTATTTTTCAGTGCCTTGCCGGCCAGAATTCTAAAACGGTAAGGCGTGTTCTTCTAACGGCATCGGGTGGCCCCTTTTACCGATTTTCTTCGAAACAACTGGAGTCTGTGAAACCCGGAGATGCCCTGAAACACCCCAACTGGGTCATGGGAAACAAAATTACAATAGATTCGGCAACAATGATGAACAAGGGGCTGGAAATCATCGAAGCACACTGGCTTTTCAACATGGATATCGAAAGGATCCATGTTTACATTCATCCACAGAGCATTGTTCATTCCATGGTGGAATACATTGATGGTTCCGTTATTGCGCAGCTTGGCATCCCGGACATGAAAATTCCCATTGCTTACGCGCTCTCTTTTCCGGAAAGGCTGGATTGCCCGGAACTTTCCCTGGACCTTTTCAGGGTTGGTAAACTGGAATTTTTCCCCCCTGATGTCAACCGCTTCCCCTGTCTTTCCCTGGCATGTGAAGCGGTTCGACAGGGAGGGACGATGCCCGTGGTCCTGAACGCGTCCAATGAAGTCGCCGTTGAAGCGTTTCTCGCGAAGAGACTCCCTTTTACCCGGATTTCCGAACTTGTTGATCGGGCCATGAGTTCCCATCAGTGCATGACCTCTCCAGAAATCGAAGATATTCTGGAAGCAGATGGGTGGGCACGCAAAGAAACTGAAAAACTTCTAAAGAGCATGGGGCATTAA
- a CDS encoding phosphatidate cytidylyltransferase: MTPHVQRWVTGLIAVPFLFAVIYFGSETLFALVVGAAILAACAEYNFMAFGKGFSWEKGAVMFSGAFLPSAALLGGESLLMAAFTATIMIFFLIFLGSIHEGKITVIPVSRVFFAIVYIPLMLSYFILIRQWENGVLWIFFILILTASGDISAFYFGRTLGKHKFYPLVSPGKTVEGAIGSFAGSILACILYKTCVLPSLPLFHVLILACVGSCFGQLGDLCESAIKRSAGVKDSGTIFPGHGGILDRLDSLIFLAPFVYYYRIFLIV; this comes from the coding sequence ATGACGCCGCACGTTCAACGATGGGTAACAGGATTAATTGCCGTACCGTTTCTCTTTGCGGTCATTTATTTCGGATCGGAAACGCTGTTTGCCCTCGTGGTGGGCGCGGCCATTCTTGCGGCATGCGCTGAATATAACTTTATGGCCTTCGGGAAAGGATTTTCCTGGGAAAAAGGGGCGGTTATGTTCAGTGGCGCTTTTCTTCCCTCTGCGGCCTTGCTGGGAGGCGAGTCCTTGCTGATGGCTGCTTTCACCGCCACGATCATGATTTTTTTTCTGATCTTTCTTGGAAGCATTCATGAAGGAAAAATTACGGTCATTCCCGTCAGCCGGGTTTTTTTCGCCATAGTCTATATTCCTTTAATGCTCTCCTATTTTATTTTGATCCGACAATGGGAAAATGGTGTGTTATGGATCTTCTTCATCTTGATTCTAACGGCTTCAGGTGATATCTCCGCTTTTTATTTCGGACGGACGCTGGGAAAGCATAAATTTTATCCCCTGGTCAGTCCGGGAAAGACGGTGGAGGGTGCCATCGGCTCTTTTGCGGGCAGCATTCTCGCCTGTATTCTTTATAAAACCTGCGTCCTGCCCTCACTGCCTCTTTTTCACGTGCTGATTCTGGCCTGCGTCGGCAGCTGTTTCGGTCAGTTGGGCGATCTCTGCGAGTCCGCAATTAAAAGGTCTGCAGGAGTAAAAGACTCAGGAACTATCTTTCCCGGACATGGTGGAATTCTTGATCGGTTGGACAGCCTGATCTTTCTCGCACCTTTTGTTTATTATTATCGTATTTTTTTGATCGTATGA
- the tsf gene encoding translation elongation factor Ts — translation MGITSAMVKELRTKTGAGMMDCKEALTSSNGDFEKAIDYLRKKGMSAATKRSSKAAKEGTIASYIHMGGRIGVMVELNCETDFVAKTEDFKNTAKDIAMHVAASNPTYVNPDEIPEEALEREKEIYRSQALAEKKPEKIWDKIIEGKLNKYYEEVCLTKQKFIKNTDITIETLINNLIAKTGENVIIRRFARYQLGEELKK, via the coding sequence GTGGGTATTACATCAGCAATGGTCAAAGAATTGAGAACGAAAACGGGGGCGGGAATGATGGACTGCAAAGAAGCCCTGACTTCGTCCAATGGAGATTTTGAAAAAGCGATAGATTATCTGCGGAAGAAGGGCATGTCTGCGGCAACGAAGCGCTCTTCCAAGGCAGCAAAGGAAGGAACCATCGCCTCCTACATCCATATGGGAGGAAGAATCGGTGTGATGGTTGAGCTGAACTGTGAAACGGACTTTGTCGCAAAGACAGAAGATTTTAAGAATACGGCAAAAGATATCGCCATGCATGTGGCTGCCTCCAACCCGACTTATGTGAATCCCGATGAAATTCCGGAAGAAGCTCTGGAAAGAGAAAAGGAAATCTATCGAAGTCAAGCCCTGGCTGAGAAAAAACCGGAGAAGATCTGGGATAAAATCATCGAAGGAAAACTCAATAAGTATTACGAGGAAGTATGCCTGACCAAACAGAAATTCATCAAAAATACGGATATCACTATTGAAACCCTCATCAATAATCTGATTGCCAAGACCGGCGAAAATGTCATTATTCGACGTTTCGCCCGTTATCAGCTCGGAGAGGAACTCAAAAAATAA
- a CDS encoding polysaccharide deacetylase family protein, with product MKVIQCWDDGPVNDLRLIDILRRYQARATFCLNPGLYQDERSFGWLHDGQEVWRLSIHELPEVYEGFEICNHSMTHPDLTGLTGERLDWEIRASRELLEKIFQKPVLGFCYPFNAYDHSTLHAVRSAGHLWARCGQNGKHIFPPDDPLRFSPHCHFLDPEFRLKYEHAKKKEKIFFFWGHSYELTSEDMWVKFEGWIKEAGSDETVEWSFIDDLFG from the coding sequence ATGAAAGTAATTCAATGCTGGGATGACGGTCCTGTCAATGATCTCCGCCTGATCGATATTCTGAGGCGTTATCAGGCAAGGGCAACATTCTGTCTCAATCCAGGCCTTTATCAGGATGAACGATCCTTCGGTTGGCTTCATGATGGTCAGGAAGTCTGGCGGCTCAGTATTCATGAATTGCCTGAGGTGTATGAGGGATTTGAGATCTGCAACCACTCCATGACCCATCCTGACCTGACCGGACTGACGGGTGAACGGTTGGACTGGGAAATCAGAGCCAGCCGGGAGCTCCTGGAAAAAATCTTTCAGAAGCCGGTCCTTGGGTTCTGTTATCCTTTCAATGCGTATGATCATTCGACTCTTCATGCCGTTCGTTCGGCCGGTCATCTCTGGGCGCGATGCGGGCAGAACGGAAAGCATATTTTTCCGCCGGATGATCCATTGAGGTTTTCTCCCCATTGCCACTTTCTTGATCCGGAATTCCGGCTTAAATACGAACACGCGAAAAAAAAGGAAAAAATATTTTTCTTCTGGGGGCACAGCTATGAACTTACTTCAGAGGACATGTGGGTAAAATTTGAAGGCTGGATCAAAGAAGCAGGTTCAGATGAAACAGTGGAATGGTCGTTCATAGATGACCTGTTTGGATGA
- a CDS encoding isoprenyl transferase: MAENKEASGKYLKDLDPDKMPRHIAIIMDGNGRWAEKHTLGRIFGHKKGAEAVHVAVRTCRELGVKYLTLYAFSIENWFRPTIEINALMNLLEEYLSSQLEEMMEYRIRLKVIGDFNSLRDSVKKKLRDVMDKTASNDAMTLTLALSYGGRDEILSAVKQILKDGMEGRIKPENLDRELFSHYLYTAEMPDPDLLIRTSGEYRISNFCLWQIAYTEFHFTEVLWPDFSRDDMIRAIADYQSRERRFGMTSEQVRVNHYKS, from the coding sequence ATGGCAGAAAATAAAGAAGCATCCGGAAAGTATTTGAAGGACCTTGATCCTGATAAAATGCCCAGGCATATTGCGATCATTATGGATGGAAATGGTCGATGGGCAGAAAAACATACTCTGGGCCGAATCTTCGGGCACAAAAAGGGAGCTGAAGCTGTTCATGTGGCGGTACGAACCTGTCGAGAATTAGGAGTGAAATATTTGACTCTTTATGCTTTTTCTATTGAAAACTGGTTTCGACCCACGATTGAAATCAACGCGCTGATGAATCTTCTTGAAGAATACCTGAGCAGCCAGCTTGAAGAGATGATGGAATACAGGATTCGGCTGAAGGTCATCGGCGATTTTAATTCTCTCCGGGATTCCGTGAAGAAGAAATTGCGCGATGTCATGGATAAAACAGCCTCCAACGATGCCATGACACTGACGCTTGCCCTCAGTTACGGAGGGCGGGACGAGATCCTGTCGGCGGTAAAGCAGATATTGAAGGATGGGATGGAGGGACGCATTAAACCGGAAAATTTGGACCGCGAGCTGTTTTCCCATTATCTTTATACGGCTGAAATGCCGGATCCTGACCTTCTGATTCGCACCAGCGGTGAGTACCGCATCAGCAATTTCTGCCTCTGGCAGATCGCCTATACCGAATTCCATTTTACAGAGGTTTTGTGGCCTGATTTCAGCAGGGATGATATGATCAGAGCGATCGCCGATTATCAATCCAGGGAAAGACGGTTTGGAATGACAAGTGAGCAGGTTAGAGTAAATCATTACAAATCTTGA
- the pyrH gene encoding UMP kinase — protein sequence MEKPVYKRVLLKLSGEALMGGHRSSSIDPEMVNAIAAEIKEVVNLGVSLGVVVGGGNIFRGVEANAKGMDRTSADYMGMLATVINSLALQSAFERIGIDTRVQSAIAMREIAEPFIQRKAMSHLEKRRVMIFAAGTGNPYFTTDTAAVLRAMEIKADVIMKATKVDGVYDKDPVAYSDAVMYKNITYSDVLAQNLKVMDATAISLCRDNHLPILVFNLQKPGNIVRCISGIPIGTLVGD from the coding sequence TTGGAAAAGCCGGTTTATAAAAGGGTCCTGCTGAAGCTCAGCGGGGAAGCCCTGATGGGCGGTCACCGAAGCAGCAGTATTGATCCGGAAATGGTCAATGCAATTGCTGCTGAAATAAAGGAGGTCGTCAATCTGGGCGTTTCTCTGGGGGTTGTGGTCGGTGGCGGAAATATTTTTCGTGGTGTCGAAGCCAATGCGAAAGGTATGGACAGAACTTCTGCGGATTACATGGGCATGCTTGCCACGGTGATCAACAGTCTGGCCCTGCAGAGCGCTTTTGAAAGAATTGGAATCGACACGCGGGTGCAGTCCGCCATCGCTATGCGGGAAATTGCCGAGCCCTTTATCCAGCGGAAAGCGATGAGCCACCTGGAAAAGAGACGGGTGATGATTTTTGCGGCTGGAACTGGAAATCCCTACTTTACCACCGATACGGCCGCTGTTTTACGGGCGATGGAAATCAAGGCGGATGTGATCATGAAAGCGACCAAGGTGGACGGGGTTTATGACAAGGACCCGGTTGCTTATTCCGATGCCGTAATGTACAAAAATATCACCTATAGTGATGTGTTGGCTCAGAACCTGAAAGTAATGGACGCAACCGCGATATCTCTCTGCCGGGATAACCATCTGCCCATCCTGGTGTTCAATCTTCAGAAACCCGGCAATATTGTCAGATGTATTTCCGGAATACCCATAGGAACCCTTGTTGGAGATTAA
- the secA gene encoding preprotein translocase subunit SecA → MFASVLKKIVGTKNDRELKKYSLIQREINALESSIAALSDEQLKEKTPYFKEKLHTGASLDDILPEAFAVVREVARRTVNMRPFDVQLIGGMVLHEGKIAEMKTGEGKTLVATMPMYLNALEGKGAHLVTVNDYLASRDAEWMSPIYSFLGLSVGVIVHGMDDDERRAAYACDITYGTNNEFGFDYLRDNMKYSLEDYTQREFNYSIVDEVDSILIDEARTPLIISGPSEESTDKYYRINQIIPRLKKERDYTIDEKSRTVVLTEEGVARVESYLNVSNLYEPRNIDTLHHVNQALKAHTLFKRDVDYLVKDGQVIIVDEFTGRIMPGRRYSDGLHQALEAKEKVKIEQENQTLASITFQNFFRMYSKLAGMTGTADTEAAEFKKIYNLDVVVVPTNMPMIRVDHTDVIYKTEKEKFSAVIEEIKELHKAKRPVLVGTISIEKSELLSKYLTQTGIQHHVLNAKNHEKEAEIVSQAGQPGQVTISTNMAGRGTDIKLGERVAELGGLHILGTERHESRRIDNQLRGRSGRQGDMGSSRFYLSLEDDLLRIFGAEKISSIMDKIGIEENQPIEHKLISRAIENAQKRVEGQNFDIRKHLLEYDDVMNRQRQVIYEQRRNVLKGDELREDLLDMIEEVVEDFVPEYVDEKRHPDEWNLKGLEDRVLKQFSLRLDFSKSGDVGSLEDIQEKIVAAVNDLLNRKEAEFGKPLMDYLIRMISIQSIDSHWKDHLLAMDHLKEGIGLRGYGQKDPVREYQKEGYDLFMDMIRRIKEDTLEKLCMVQIRREEEVEEMREQSRQNYIMNRGEDIAAPATVRRKNEKVGRNDPCPCGSGKKYKKCCGANK, encoded by the coding sequence ATGTTTGCATCAGTCCTTAAAAAGATCGTAGGTACAAAAAACGACAGGGAACTCAAGAAATATTCTTTAATACAACGTGAAATCAATGCCTTGGAATCATCCATCGCTGCACTGAGCGATGAGCAGCTCAAGGAAAAAACGCCTTATTTCAAGGAAAAACTGCATACCGGAGCCAGTCTGGACGACATTCTGCCCGAAGCCTTTGCCGTCGTCCGTGAAGTCGCCCGGAGAACGGTGAACATGCGTCCCTTTGACGTTCAGCTTATCGGAGGGATGGTGCTTCACGAGGGCAAAATTGCGGAAATGAAGACGGGTGAAGGAAAGACCCTGGTAGCCACGATGCCCATGTATCTCAACGCGCTGGAAGGGAAGGGCGCCCATCTGGTTACCGTCAACGATTACCTGGCCAGTCGTGATGCCGAATGGATGAGCCCGATCTACAGCTTCCTGGGCTTGTCCGTGGGGGTGATCGTACATGGCATGGATGATGATGAGCGAAGAGCCGCCTATGCCTGCGATATCACCTACGGCACGAACAACGAGTTCGGATTCGATTACCTGCGGGACAATATGAAATATTCCCTGGAGGATTATACGCAGCGCGAATTTAATTATTCGATCGTCGACGAAGTGGACAGCATCCTTATAGACGAGGCACGGACGCCGCTGATCATTTCCGGTCCGTCTGAAGAATCGACCGATAAATACTATCGGATCAATCAGATTATCCCCAGACTGAAGAAGGAAAGGGACTACACTATCGATGAAAAGAGCCGGACCGTCGTCCTGACGGAAGAGGGAGTTGCGAGGGTTGAGTCCTATCTGAACGTTTCAAACCTGTATGAACCCCGGAATATCGATACCCTCCATCACGTCAATCAGGCCCTTAAGGCTCATACGCTTTTCAAGCGCGATGTGGATTATCTCGTGAAAGACGGGCAGGTCATTATCGTCGATGAATTCACCGGACGGATCATGCCCGGCAGACGGTACAGCGATGGTCTGCACCAGGCCCTGGAAGCCAAGGAAAAGGTCAAAATTGAACAGGAAAACCAGACGCTGGCCTCCATCACGTTCCAGAATTTCTTCCGGATGTACTCCAAACTGGCCGGCATGACAGGTACAGCCGACACCGAGGCCGCAGAGTTCAAGAAAATCTATAATCTGGATGTGGTCGTGGTGCCGACAAACATGCCGATGATCCGGGTGGATCATACCGATGTCATCTACAAGACGGAAAAGGAGAAGTTTTCTGCGGTCATCGAGGAAATCAAGGAACTGCACAAGGCGAAAAGGCCGGTTCTGGTGGGAACCATTTCCATTGAAAAGTCGGAGCTTCTAAGCAAATACCTGACTCAGACAGGCATCCAGCATCACGTTCTGAATGCGAAAAATCATGAAAAGGAGGCGGAAATCGTCTCCCAGGCCGGTCAGCCCGGTCAGGTGACCATCTCCACGAACATGGCCGGCCGCGGGACAGACATCAAACTGGGCGAAAGGGTGGCGGAACTGGGCGGGTTGCATATCCTGGGCACGGAGCGGCACGAGAGCCGCCGAATTGACAATCAGCTCCGGGGGCGTTCCGGTCGACAGGGCGATATGGGATCTTCCCGGTTTTATCTCTCCTTGGAAGACGATCTCCTGCGAATTTTCGGGGCGGAAAAAATTTCTTCCATCATGGACAAGATCGGAATTGAAGAGAACCAGCCCATAGAGCATAAACTTATCTCCAGGGCCATCGAAAATGCGCAGAAGCGGGTTGAAGGGCAGAACTTTGATATCCGCAAGCATCTTCTGGAATATGATGACGTCATGAACCGTCAGCGGCAGGTCATTTACGAGCAGCGGAGAAATGTGCTCAAAGGTGACGAACTGCGCGAAGACCTTCTGGATATGATTGAAGAAGTTGTTGAAGATTTTGTTCCGGAATACGTAGATGAAAAGCGTCACCCCGATGAATGGAATCTCAAGGGACTGGAGGACAGGGTCTTAAAGCAATTTTCCCTGAGGCTGGATTTCAGCAAGTCGGGCGATGTCGGGAGCCTGGAAGATATTCAGGAAAAAATCGTTGCAGCCGTCAATGATCTTCTTAACAGAAAAGAAGCGGAATTCGGGAAGCCGCTTATGGATTATCTCATCAGGATGATCAGCATCCAGTCTATCGACAGCCACTGGAAGGATCATCTGCTGGCCATGGATCACCTCAAGGAAGGCATTGGTCTGAGGGGATATGGGCAGAAGGACCCCGTGCGGGAATATCAGAAAGAGGGGTATGACCTCTTTATGGATATGATTCGGCGGATCAAGGAAGACACTCTTGAAAAACTCTGCATGGTACAGATCCGGCGAGAGGAAGAGGTGGAAGAAATGCGGGAGCAATCCCGGCAGAATTACATCATGAACCGGGGCGAAGATATTGCAGCGCCGGCGACTGTCAGAAGAAAAAATGAAAAAGTCGGTCGCAACGATCCCTGTCCCTGTGGCAGCGGGAAAAAATACAAGAAGTGCTGCGGTGCTAATAAATAA